In Desulfobulbaceae bacterium, the following proteins share a genomic window:
- the mce gene encoding methylmalonyl-CoA epimerase — MVKKIDHIGIAVKSIDAARKFYEDALGLVCEKIETVDSQKVKTAFFSIGDTHIELLEATDQDSPVAKFIEKNGEGVHHIAYACDDIKLQLEQAKQAGVKLIHEEPVVGAGGKKVAFLHPKSSYGVLTEFCTK, encoded by the coding sequence ATGGTTAAAAAGATCGATCACATCGGCATTGCCGTAAAATCTATTGATGCAGCCCGCAAATTTTACGAAGATGCCCTGGGGCTTGTCTGTGAAAAAATTGAAACAGTTGATTCTCAGAAAGTAAAAACGGCTTTTTTTTCAATTGGCGATACGCATATCGAGCTGCTTGAAGCAACGGATCAGGACAGTCCTGTTGCTAAATTTATTGAAAAAAATGGAGAGGGTGTTCATCATATTGCCTATGCCTGTGACGATATCAAGCTGCAGTTAGAACAAGCCAAACAGGCTGGAGTTAAACTGATTCACGAGGAGCCAGTTGTTGGAGCCGGTGGCAAAAAAGTTGCCTTCCTCCACCCAAAATCATCATATGGAGTGCTGACTGAATTTTGTACGAAATAA
- the cbiQ gene encoding cobalt ECF transporter T component CbiQ, with protein MQHYQIVHLSFMELIVPFAVLMAVVSYFILSKKPYTDDSSGQKADWSVPSIDKYAQGDSLFHLWDARLKIFSLMVYIFVVSSLGTVPICLAAVVISVIALLIAGIPWQRSLNRLKAMSGFLVMFLLILPFTVKGIEGEKLFVIGGIESLPFHSSGFLKASIIILKASAIALLMEPLFSTSPFPVTLLAISRLGMPVVICQMILLSHRYIHVFLQEMRRMYRGMKVRGFRKRTDLETLRSLGNLLGMLIVRSFDRTQRVYDAMLSRGYCGVFPTYTQFSAKRNDWHKSICCLMLAGVLLFFDSFVY; from the coding sequence ATGCAGCATTATCAAATAGTTCATCTTTCATTTATGGAACTTATTGTTCCTTTCGCTGTCTTAATGGCAGTAGTTTCTTACTTTATTCTGTCTAAAAAACCGTATACAGACGATAGTTCAGGCCAGAAGGCGGATTGGAGCGTGCCGAGTATTGATAAATATGCTCAAGGCGACTCTTTGTTTCATTTATGGGATGCTCGATTAAAAATATTCTCACTGATGGTCTATATTTTTGTGGTGTCATCTCTGGGTACTGTCCCGATATGCCTGGCAGCAGTTGTTATTTCGGTAATAGCTCTGCTGATTGCAGGTATTCCATGGCAACGCTCCTTAAATCGTCTTAAGGCGATGTCGGGTTTTCTGGTTATGTTTCTCCTGATTTTGCCGTTTACCGTTAAAGGCATTGAGGGAGAAAAACTATTTGTGATTGGCGGGATCGAAAGTTTGCCATTTCATTCAAGTGGTTTTCTGAAGGCGTCTATTATAATACTAAAAGCTTCAGCCATTGCCCTATTGATGGAACCGTTGTTTTCCACATCGCCATTTCCTGTGACGCTTTTGGCAATTTCACGACTCGGTATGCCGGTGGTAATCTGTCAAATGATACTGTTGTCGCACCGATATATACATGTTTTTCTCCAAGAGATGAGGCGTATGTATCGCGGGATGAAGGTCAGAGGGTTTCGTAAGCGAACCGACTTGGAAACCTTACGTTCTCTCGGAAATCTTCTCGGTATGCTTATTGTTCGTTCTTTTGATCGGACTCAGCGGGTGTACGATGCAATGTTGAGTCGTGGTTACTGCGGAGTTTTTCCAACATACACTCAGTTTTCGGCAAAACGTAATGATTGGCATAAATCTATTTGCTGTTTGATGTTGGCAGGTGTTTTACTGTTTTTCGATAGTTTTGTTTACTGA
- a CDS encoding ABC transporter ATP-binding protein gives MHLLTSQSKLPRNRLPLFSLDNLSFSYPDGKPALDGVTLKIYHGDRIALLGQNGSGKTTLAKHLNGIHMPSGGKISYKGNNLKHQIDAIRLEVGVLFQDPDDHLFCSTLYEDIAFGPMNQGLPENLVDQRVRAAAKAAELEAYLFKPAHLLSYGQKKRAAFAAVMAMEPAILILDEPTANLDPKHEQIFKDQLSRYQGTLICINHDLIFLYGLCDRAVVMSVGKIHHDYAFNDLLTHKASLREHGLDFSFRFQCCGGHAGHRHDHGGNQALPQGAGSESTANAVIELTDYSYRYPDGTSGLDGVNITVSEGDKVALIGENGAGKSTLACVLLGTISGVGSYSYQGVPVTPRGRKGLWGNIGMVFQDSADQLFCSSCWDEIAFGPRQLGCSVDEIDSRVTAALEMVKLVGYDKRVPLNMSGGERKRLAIAAVLSMNPQVLILDEPTAGLDPHGEEILLEILKRLPVTLLLVTHDLFFLRELTARTVVMHQGKVIRNYSTTEFLADSHLESLNQLDFTYKNHCSHEIMAMQSTNFGA, from the coding sequence ATGCATCTACTAACATCTCAAAGCAAATTACCCCGAAATCGACTGCCATTGTTTTCTCTGGATAACCTTTCATTCAGTTACCCAGACGGTAAACCGGCTCTTGATGGAGTCACTTTGAAAATTTATCATGGTGATCGGATTGCCCTGCTTGGTCAGAATGGTTCTGGGAAAACAACCCTTGCCAAACATCTAAATGGCATCCATATGCCTTCAGGTGGCAAAATTTCTTATAAGGGTAACAATCTAAAGCATCAGATTGATGCCATTCGACTTGAGGTTGGTGTTCTATTTCAGGATCCAGACGATCATCTTTTCTGCTCAACCCTCTATGAAGATATTGCCTTTGGTCCGATGAACCAGGGCTTGCCCGAAAATCTTGTCGACCAGAGGGTGCGTGCGGCAGCTAAAGCTGCAGAGCTTGAGGCCTATCTCTTTAAACCGGCGCATCTATTGAGTTATGGCCAGAAGAAACGAGCGGCCTTTGCAGCTGTTATGGCCATGGAACCGGCAATACTTATCCTTGATGAACCTACGGCGAATCTGGATCCGAAACACGAACAGATATTCAAAGATCAGTTAAGTCGATATCAAGGCACCCTGATCTGCATAAATCATGATCTTATATTCCTTTATGGTCTGTGTGATCGTGCGGTGGTTATGTCTGTCGGAAAAATTCATCATGATTATGCCTTTAATGATTTGCTAACGCATAAAGCCTCTCTGCGTGAGCACGGGCTTGATTTTTCATTTAGATTTCAATGCTGTGGTGGTCATGCTGGTCACCGTCATGACCACGGGGGCAACCAGGCGCTGCCGCAGGGCGCCGGCTCAGAATCTACTGCGAACGCAGTCATAGAGTTAACTGATTATAGCTATAGATATCCAGACGGAACTAGCGGATTGGATGGCGTCAATATAACTGTTTCCGAAGGTGATAAAGTAGCTCTTATCGGTGAAAATGGTGCCGGGAAGTCAACACTTGCCTGCGTTTTGCTTGGCACTATAAGTGGTGTTGGTTCTTATTCGTATCAAGGTGTTCCTGTGACTCCCAGGGGTAGAAAGGGATTATGGGGAAATATTGGGATGGTCTTTCAAGACTCCGCTGATCAGCTTTTCTGCTCATCCTGCTGGGATGAAATAGCCTTTGGCCCTCGGCAGTTAGGCTGTTCGGTTGATGAAATTGATAGTCGTGTTACTGCTGCTCTAGAGATGGTTAAGCTGGTCGGTTACGATAAACGTGTTCCTCTCAATATGAGCGGAGGTGAACGTAAACGTCTAGCTATAGCCGCAGTTCTTAGTATGAACCCGCAAGTTTTGATTCTTGATGAACCGACGGCAGGTCTGGATCCACACGGTGAAGAGATTTTGCTCGAAATTTTAAAAAGGCTGCCCGTTACGCTACTTCTGGTCACCCACGACCTGTTTTTTCTCAGAGAATTAACTGCGCGGACTGTTGTTATGCATCAGGGCAAGGTTATTCGAAACTATTCGACCACTGAGTTCCTGGCTGATTCGCATCTTGAATCGCTTAATCAGCTTGATTTTACCTATAAGAATCATTGCAGCCATGAGATAATGGCGATGCAGTCTACGAACTT
- a CDS encoding acetyl/propionyl/methylcrotonyl-CoA carboxylase subunit alpha yields the protein MFDKILIANRGEIAVRVIQTCKRLGVKTVAVFSDIDSRSLHVREADEAVYLGPAPSEQSYLLKDKIIEQALKLNCQAIHPGYGFLSENAQFAQMVIDAGLVFIGPPPKVIEKLGDKIEAKAVAIKAGVPVVPGHNEPVSDPADLEAIADRIGYPILLKPAAGGGGRGMRIVHAKDELAAAFKAGQEETRKAFADDKLFVERFVENPRHIEIQIMADSHGNVVYLGERECSIQRRYQKVIEEAPSIALTPEMRKRIGELACSLSKEAGYVNAGTVEFILDAHGDFFFLEMNTRLQVEHPVTELITGKDLVEIQLEVASGQALAFTQDEIVLNGWAFEARICAEDPERNFLPSTGLITRYSEPRGEGVRLDSGISAGSNVSVYYDSMLAKVISYGKDREEARRRLISALNGFHLEGVITNVDFSNAILNHPAFIKGDLTTHFIEDHFDQGTMKIDPPMDQLEKMVIAATLVYHNRKNLVRVSLRPMISKVGPEHRKDGWIHYVVKGLKNVFTIKLKGNIDSKQWEVEVNSNSYHVVTPSFEFFRRRLKLTINDTIEYFRLQYKENFIWSSFCGISRNFEVYTPREWELSSYMPLERKSVKDNILRAPMPGLIVDVTVKPGDQVFRGQDLVIIESMKMESGVASPCDGQVDEVKTSSGQAVESGDVLITFVK from the coding sequence ATGTTTGATAAAATACTTATTGCTAACCGAGGTGAAATTGCTGTTCGAGTAATTCAAACCTGTAAACGACTTGGTGTTAAAACCGTTGCTGTCTTTTCAGATATTGATTCGAGGTCACTGCACGTTCGTGAAGCTGATGAGGCAGTATATCTTGGTCCGGCACCGTCAGAACAGTCCTATCTGCTAAAAGATAAAATTATTGAGCAGGCCTTAAAGCTTAACTGCCAGGCTATTCATCCGGGGTATGGCTTCTTGTCTGAAAATGCTCAGTTTGCCCAGATGGTTATCGATGCCGGGCTGGTTTTTATTGGTCCACCTCCAAAGGTTATTGAGAAACTTGGTGATAAGATTGAGGCAAAAGCAGTTGCCATTAAAGCCGGTGTTCCGGTTGTGCCAGGACACAATGAGCCTGTTTCCGACCCTGCTGATCTGGAGGCCATCGCTGACAGGATAGGGTACCCTATCCTGCTTAAACCTGCCGCCGGAGGTGGTGGGCGCGGAATGCGAATAGTTCATGCCAAAGACGAACTGGCAGCTGCTTTCAAGGCTGGTCAGGAGGAAACCCGTAAGGCTTTTGCTGATGATAAGCTTTTTGTTGAACGTTTTGTTGAGAATCCTCGTCATATTGAGATTCAGATCATGGCTGATTCCCATGGTAACGTTGTCTATCTTGGCGAACGAGAATGCTCTATTCAGCGGCGTTATCAGAAAGTGATTGAAGAAGCACCGTCAATTGCCTTAACCCCCGAAATGCGAAAGCGGATCGGTGAACTGGCCTGTTCTTTGTCAAAAGAAGCGGGGTATGTTAATGCGGGTACGGTTGAGTTTATTCTTGACGCACACGGTGATTTTTTCTTTTTAGAGATGAATACCAGGTTGCAGGTTGAGCATCCTGTGACCGAACTTATAACCGGCAAAGACCTGGTGGAAATTCAACTTGAAGTTGCCTCCGGCCAAGCACTTGCCTTTACCCAGGATGAGATTGTTTTAAATGGATGGGCCTTTGAAGCACGGATTTGTGCTGAAGACCCGGAAAGGAACTTTCTGCCTTCAACTGGTTTGATAACCCGCTATTCCGAACCACGCGGAGAAGGCGTGCGACTTGACTCAGGGATTAGCGCCGGGAGTAATGTCAGTGTCTATTATGATTCCATGCTTGCCAAGGTGATCAGTTATGGCAAAGATCGGGAAGAGGCACGTCGGCGTTTAATAAGCGCTCTTAATGGATTTCACCTTGAAGGCGTCATTACTAATGTTGATTTTTCAAATGCAATCTTAAACCACCCGGCCTTTATTAAAGGTGATTTAACCACTCATTTTATTGAAGACCATTTTGATCAGGGAACAATGAAAATTGATCCTCCTATGGATCAATTAGAGAAAATGGTAATTGCCGCCACCCTTGTTTATCATAATCGTAAAAACCTGGTTAGGGTCTCCCTTAGGCCGATGATCTCCAAGGTTGGGCCAGAGCATCGTAAAGATGGATGGATTCACTACGTTGTAAAGGGGCTTAAGAATGTCTTTACCATCAAACTCAAGGGCAATATTGATTCAAAACAGTGGGAAGTTGAGGTTAACAGTAACTCCTATCACGTTGTCACTCCTTCATTTGAGTTCTTCCGTCGTCGTCTTAAGCTAACAATCAATGATACGATCGAGTATTTTCGTCTACAGTATAAGGAAAACTTTATCTGGAGTTCATTTTGCGGGATTTCCCGTAATTTTGAAGTGTATACGCCAAGGGAATGGGAACTCTCCAGCTATATGCCACTGGAAAGAAAGTCTGTGAAGGATAATATCCTCAGAGCTCCAATGCCTGGTTTGATTGTTGATGTTACTGTTAAGCCTGGTGATCAAGTTTTTCGGGGGCAGGATCTGGTTATTATTGAGTCCATGAAGATGGAAAGTGGCGTTGCATCGCCTTGCGATGGTCAGGTTGATGAGGTGAAAACCAGCTCTGGGCAGGCAGTTGAATCAGGCGATGTGCTCATTACCTTTGTTAAATGA
- a CDS encoding acyl-CoA carboxylase subunit beta, with protein MKDKALQGGGAKRIEVQHKKHKLTARERIDLLLDQGSFEEFDILKTGQGACGEAEYPGDGVITGHGTIDGREVCVFSQDFTILGGSLGEAHSAKICKIMDHAVRVGAPIIGLNDSGGARIQEGVDSLAAYGEIFSRNVLASGVVPQISCIMGPCAGGAVYSPAMTDFTFMVESSSFMFVTGPNVVKTVTHQDISAEDLGGATVHNEKSGVAHFALPNDILCLREVRRLINYLPSNNTQTAPILDLRDPLDRVDPALDYLIPANPHQSYDMKILITSILDGAEFLEIQPHFAKNIIVGFGRLGGQTIGLIANQPAVLAGVLDVNASSKAARFVRFCDSFNIPIVTLVDVPGFMPGPEQEHGGIIRHGAKLLYAFVEATVPRITVILRKAYGGAYVVMNSKHIRCDINYAWPSAEIAVLGPKGASEIIYKKEIDAAADPAALLEQKSEEYRKVFANPFLAAQKGYIDDVITPSSTRTRLIRSLQFLENKSTQNPSRKHGNIPL; from the coding sequence ATGAAGGACAAAGCCCTTCAGGGTGGTGGTGCAAAACGGATTGAGGTCCAGCACAAAAAACATAAGCTGACTGCACGTGAACGAATTGATCTTTTGCTCGATCAGGGCTCTTTCGAGGAGTTTGATATCCTGAAAACAGGTCAAGGCGCCTGTGGTGAGGCTGAATATCCAGGCGATGGTGTTATAACCGGTCATGGTACAATCGACGGTCGTGAGGTTTGCGTTTTTTCACAGGATTTTACTATTCTTGGCGGCTCACTTGGTGAAGCGCATTCCGCCAAGATCTGTAAAATTATGGATCACGCAGTACGTGTCGGGGCGCCCATTATCGGTTTAAACGATTCCGGTGGCGCTCGTATTCAGGAAGGTGTTGATTCCTTGGCAGCCTATGGTGAGATATTCAGCCGTAATGTGCTGGCAAGTGGTGTTGTGCCACAGATCTCCTGTATTATGGGGCCCTGTGCTGGCGGCGCGGTCTACAGCCCGGCCATGACAGACTTTACCTTCATGGTTGAAAGTTCGTCATTTATGTTTGTCACCGGGCCTAACGTCGTCAAGACTGTAACCCATCAGGATATCAGTGCCGAGGATCTTGGTGGCGCCACTGTGCATAATGAAAAAAGCGGTGTTGCCCATTTTGCCTTGCCAAACGATATATTATGTCTGCGCGAAGTTCGTCGATTAATAAACTACCTGCCGTCCAATAACACCCAGACAGCGCCTATTCTTGATCTAAGAGATCCTCTTGATCGAGTTGACCCGGCTCTGGATTATCTGATTCCAGCCAATCCACATCAAAGTTATGATATGAAAATTCTGATTACCTCAATTCTTGACGGTGCAGAATTTTTAGAGATCCAGCCCCATTTTGCCAAAAATATTATTGTTGGTTTTGGCCGTTTAGGTGGACAGACCATCGGTCTTATTGCCAATCAGCCGGCTGTTCTTGCCGGGGTTCTTGATGTTAATGCCTCGTCAAAGGCGGCCCGCTTTGTAAGGTTTTGTGACTCTTTTAATATCCCCATAGTGACCTTGGTTGATGTGCCGGGATTTATGCCAGGTCCTGAGCAGGAACATGGCGGTATAATCCGACATGGCGCCAAGCTCCTTTACGCCTTTGTTGAGGCAACTGTGCCGCGAATTACCGTGATTTTACGTAAGGCCTACGGCGGTGCTTACGTGGTAATGAACTCCAAGCATATTCGCTGTGATATCAACTATGCCTGGCCATCTGCAGAGATCGCCGTTTTAGGGCCGAAGGGCGCTTCAGAAATTATCTACAAGAAAGAGATTGATGCCGCTGCTGATCCTGCCGCACTCCTGGAACAAAAATCTGAAGAGTACAGAAAAGTGTTTGCCAATCCCTTTTTGGCTGCCCAGAAAGGGTACATTGATGACGTAATAACGCCAAGTTCTACAAGAACACGTCTGATCCGCAGTCTGCAATTTCTTGAGAATAAATCTACTCAAAATCCAAGCCGCAAGCACGGCAATATCCCACTGTGA
- the rlmD gene encoding 23S rRNA (uracil(1939)-C(5))-methyltransferase RlmD, whose translation MKKERHSVEIEKIVLGGQGLARLPDGLVVLVDSVLPGETVTIELSSKKKQYAQAKLLEVVESSPHRIVPPCKYYADCGGCDLQHFSYTSQLAVKNNCFTDTVERALGAELFSAIQIEPVLSSVNEFYYRQRIRLQRDRYGELGFYKKGSHDVVDIDSCLLAVAEINSVLSSLKECAHRSLIENAVAVELNYSPLDGKVIIIVHLARKPRATDIASAKKIADEIALVKSVWIAVEGFSLNGPYLSGANGDTLSAQTIEFLLEGASQSEKLKFSIEPGGFCQVNLEQNQRLVSLLLDWVRECSVHGRVLDLFSGMGNFSLPLAQLGLEVMATDVQRAAIRSGQLNADRNNIISCSFARSDAFSAIKKLAKDSEKFELILLDPPRQGCKNITQYLPALGAEYIIYISCDPATLARDLAHLSKIGYSIKKCRAVDMFPQTHHIESISLLKRDLSHCGD comes from the coding sequence GTGAAAAAAGAAAGACATAGTGTTGAAATTGAAAAAATTGTGCTTGGCGGTCAGGGGCTTGCGCGACTGCCGGACGGACTTGTGGTGTTGGTTGACTCTGTTCTTCCAGGTGAAACAGTTACAATTGAACTCTCTTCCAAAAAGAAGCAGTACGCACAGGCAAAATTGCTTGAAGTTGTTGAATCATCTCCCCATCGGATTGTGCCACCGTGCAAGTATTACGCTGACTGCGGCGGGTGCGATCTGCAGCATTTCTCCTATACCTCCCAACTTGCAGTTAAAAATAACTGCTTTACAGACACGGTAGAACGAGCGCTTGGGGCAGAGCTCTTTTCTGCCATTCAAATTGAGCCTGTACTTAGCTCTGTTAATGAATTTTATTATCGGCAAAGAATCAGGCTGCAACGAGATAGGTACGGTGAGCTTGGTTTCTATAAAAAAGGCAGTCATGATGTGGTCGATATTGATTCGTGTCTGCTGGCAGTAGCTGAAATTAATTCTGTCTTATCATCGTTAAAAGAGTGCGCTCATCGTAGTTTGATTGAAAACGCCGTCGCTGTGGAACTTAACTACAGTCCTCTGGATGGCAAGGTTATCATCATCGTCCATCTCGCGCGAAAACCACGAGCGACAGACATCGCATCGGCTAAAAAAATTGCTGATGAGATTGCTCTGGTTAAATCGGTATGGATCGCAGTTGAGGGCTTTTCGTTAAATGGTCCATATCTATCGGGTGCTAATGGCGATACCCTGTCCGCTCAAACAATTGAGTTTTTGCTTGAAGGTGCATCTCAGAGTGAAAAACTAAAATTTAGCATTGAACCTGGCGGTTTTTGTCAGGTTAATTTGGAGCAGAACCAGCGGCTTGTTAGCCTTTTACTGGATTGGGTGCGAGAGTGTAGTGTACATGGAAGGGTCTTAGATCTGTTTTCCGGAATGGGAAATTTTTCATTACCCCTGGCACAATTGGGTCTTGAGGTAATGGCAACCGACGTTCAACGAGCCGCTATTCGAAGCGGTCAGCTAAACGCCGACCGGAACAACATCATAAGTTGTTCGTTTGCGCGCAGCGATGCCTTTAGTGCTATCAAGAAGCTCGCAAAGGATTCTGAAAAATTTGAGCTGATACTGCTTGATCCTCCCAGGCAGGGTTGTAAAAATATTACCCAATATTTGCCAGCCCTAGGAGCTGAGTACATTATTTACATCTCATGTGATCCTGCTACGTTGGCCAGGGATTTAGCCCATCTCTCAAAAATTGGCTATTCAATTAAAAAATGCCGTGCCGTAGACATGTTTCCTCAAACCCATCATATTGAGTCAATTTCGTTATTAAAGAGAGATTTGTCACACTGTGGAGATTGA